The proteins below come from a single Triticum aestivum cultivar Chinese Spring chromosome 5D, IWGSC CS RefSeq v2.1, whole genome shotgun sequence genomic window:
- the LOC123120490 gene encoding protein DETOXIFICATION 44, chloroplastic isoform X1 produces MAATSPAPTRAAAALTLAPHRRVHHVHMPSGRPCPCRTSASPRRRTPRCRAKPTVKGVVDDDEDASRESDPERKEEEEAMTATGTLPGWLRLDTVGMDILSIAAPAVLALAADPIAALVDTAFVGHIGSTELAAVGVSISIFNLVSKLFNVPLLNVTTSFVAEQQAVDDSYRGTGENNKLTEERKFLPAVTTSLALASGIGLMETVALIFGSGTLMDFIGIPVDSPVRIPAEQFLTFRAYGAPPIIVALAAQGAFRGLMDTKTPLYAIGVGNLVNAILDAIFVFPLGLGVRGAALATVTSEYVIACILLWKLNSKVVIFSGKIIGGGMIRYLKSGGLLIGRTIAVLLTMTLSTSLAAREGPVPMAGHQLCLQVWLTISLLNDALALAGQALLATEYTKRNYKQARMVLYRVLQIGGVTGTALAIILFFGFGSFSSLFTDDPAVLGIAKSGVWFVAISQPINAVAFVVDGLYYGVSDFAYAAYSMFFAGAISSAFLLVAAPEFGLGGVWAGLILFMSLRAVAGLWRLGSKGGPWNSILSETDLRDKM; encoded by the exons ATGGCGGCGACCTCGCCGGCGCCGACGAGGGCCGCCGCGGCGCTCACCCTGGCCCCGCATCGAAGGGTCCACCATGTCCACATGCCTTCCGGCCGCCCCTGCCCCTGCCGCACTTCTGCCTCTCCTCGGCGGCGCACTCCGCGATGCCGCGCGAAGCCGACAGTCAAGGGCgtggtcgacgacgacgaggacgcttCCCGGGAGTCCGACCCtgaaaggaaggaggaggaggaagctatGACTGCGACTGGTACGCTGCCGGGATGGCTCAGGCTTGACACGGTTGGGATGGATATCCTGAGCATCGCCGCGCCCGCTGTGCTCGCGCTCGCCGCCGACCCCATCGCTGCGCTCGTCGACACCGCCTTCGTCGGCCATATAG GTTCAACCGAACTTGCTGCCGTGGGTGTATCGATTTCGATCTTCAATTTGGTGTCGAAGTTATTTAATGTTCCACTGCTTAACGTGACTACATCTTTTGTTGCTGAGCAGCAAGCAGTAGATGATAGTTATAGAGGAACAGGAGAAA ATAATAAGTTGACAGAAGAAAGGAAGTTTCTTCCGGCAGTCACGACATCTTTGGCTCTAGCTTCTGGTATTGGGTTGATGGAAACTGTGGCACTTATTTTTGGATCTGGAACATTGATGGATTTCATCGGTATACCAGTG GATTCCCCAGTGCGTATACCAGCCGAGCAATTTCTTACTTTTAGGGCATATGGTGCTCCACCTATCATAGTAGCACTTGCAGCACAGGGTGCATTTCGTGGGTTGATGGATACAAAGACACCTTTGTACGCTATTG GTGTTGGTAACCTAGTAAATGCAATACTTGATGCCATATTTGTCTTTCCGCTTGGTTTAGGAGTAAGAGGTGCTGCGTTGGCGACTGTAACATCTGA GTACGTGATAGCTTGCATCCTCCTTTGGAAGTTGAATAGTAAAGTAGTAATCTTCTCAGGAAAGATCATTGGTGGTGGAATGATACGCTACCTGAAATCAG GTGGACTGCTGATCGGTAGGACCATAGCAGTGCTCCTCACCATGACACTGTCAACATCTCTTGCTGCAAGGGAAGGGCCTGTTCCAATGGCTGGCCATCAGTTATGCTTGCAAGTATGGTTAACAATCTCTTTACTCAATGATGCATTAGCTCTTGCTGGACAG GCTCTGCTTGCAACTGAATATACGAAAAGAAATTACAAGCAGGCGCGCATGGTTCTCTACAGAGTTCTGCAG ATTGGAGGGGTGACTGGTACGGCACTCGCTATAATCTTGTTTTTTGGGTTTGGGTCTTTCTCCTCGCTGTTCACAGACGATCCAGCAGTTCTGGGTATTGCCAAATCTGGTGTCTGG TTCGTCGCCATCTCCCAGCCAATAAACGCTGTTGCTTTTGTGGTTGATGGGCTCTACTATGGTGTATCTGACTTTGCATATGCTGCCTACTCCATG TTCTTTGCAGGAGCCATATCATCGGCTTTCCTACTTGTTGCCGCTCCTGAATTTGGTCTTGGTGGCGTCTGGGCCGGTCTCATTCTTTTTATGAGTCTGCGAGCAGTTGCTGGGTTGTGGAG GTTGGGGAGCAAAGGTGGACCCTGGAACTCGATCTTGTCAGAGACTGACTTACGCGACAAAATGTGA
- the LOC123120490 gene encoding protein DETOXIFICATION 44, chloroplastic isoform X3 translates to MAATSPAPTRAAAALTLAPHRRVHHVHMPSGRPCPCRTSASPRRRTPRCRAKPTVKGVVDDDEDASRESDPERKEEEEAMTATGTLPGWLRLDTVGMDILSIAAPAVLALAADPIAALVDTAFVGHIGSTELAAVGVSISIFNLVSKLFNVPLLNVTTSFVAEQQAVDDSYRGTGESKLIKSSKIYNKLTEERKFLPAVTTSLALASGIGLMETVALIFGSGTLMDFIGIPVDSPVRIPAEQFLTFRAYGAPPIIVALAAQGAFRGLMDTKTPLYAIGVGNLVNAILDAIFVFPLGLGVRGAALATVTSEYVIACILLWKLNSKVVIFSGKIIGGGMIRYLKSGGLLIGRTIAVLLTMTLSTSLAAREGPVPMAGHQLCLQVWLTISLLNDALALAGQALLATEYTKRNYKQARMVLYRVLQIGGVTGTALAIILFFGFGSFSSLFTDDPAVLGIAKSGVWFVAISQPINAVAFVVDGLYYGVSDFAYAAYSMFFAGAISSAFLLVAAPEFGLGGVWAGLILFMSLRAVAGLWRLGSKGGPWNSILSETDLRDKM, encoded by the exons ATGGCGGCGACCTCGCCGGCGCCGACGAGGGCCGCCGCGGCGCTCACCCTGGCCCCGCATCGAAGGGTCCACCATGTCCACATGCCTTCCGGCCGCCCCTGCCCCTGCCGCACTTCTGCCTCTCCTCGGCGGCGCACTCCGCGATGCCGCGCGAAGCCGACAGTCAAGGGCgtggtcgacgacgacgaggacgcttCCCGGGAGTCCGACCCtgaaaggaaggaggaggaggaagctatGACTGCGACTGGTACGCTGCCGGGATGGCTCAGGCTTGACACGGTTGGGATGGATATCCTGAGCATCGCCGCGCCCGCTGTGCTCGCGCTCGCCGCCGACCCCATCGCTGCGCTCGTCGACACCGCCTTCGTCGGCCATATAG GTTCAACCGAACTTGCTGCCGTGGGTGTATCGATTTCGATCTTCAATTTGGTGTCGAAGTTATTTAATGTTCCACTGCTTAACGTGACTACATCTTTTGTTGCTGAGCAGCAAGCAGTAGATGATAGTTATAGAGGAACAGGAGAAAGTAAGCTAATAAAGAGCTCCAAGATTT ATAATAAGTTGACAGAAGAAAGGAAGTTTCTTCCGGCAGTCACGACATCTTTGGCTCTAGCTTCTGGTATTGGGTTGATGGAAACTGTGGCACTTATTTTTGGATCTGGAACATTGATGGATTTCATCGGTATACCAGTG GATTCCCCAGTGCGTATACCAGCCGAGCAATTTCTTACTTTTAGGGCATATGGTGCTCCACCTATCATAGTAGCACTTGCAGCACAGGGTGCATTTCGTGGGTTGATGGATACAAAGACACCTTTGTACGCTATTG GTGTTGGTAACCTAGTAAATGCAATACTTGATGCCATATTTGTCTTTCCGCTTGGTTTAGGAGTAAGAGGTGCTGCGTTGGCGACTGTAACATCTGA GTACGTGATAGCTTGCATCCTCCTTTGGAAGTTGAATAGTAAAGTAGTAATCTTCTCAGGAAAGATCATTGGTGGTGGAATGATACGCTACCTGAAATCAG GTGGACTGCTGATCGGTAGGACCATAGCAGTGCTCCTCACCATGACACTGTCAACATCTCTTGCTGCAAGGGAAGGGCCTGTTCCAATGGCTGGCCATCAGTTATGCTTGCAAGTATGGTTAACAATCTCTTTACTCAATGATGCATTAGCTCTTGCTGGACAG GCTCTGCTTGCAACTGAATATACGAAAAGAAATTACAAGCAGGCGCGCATGGTTCTCTACAGAGTTCTGCAG ATTGGAGGGGTGACTGGTACGGCACTCGCTATAATCTTGTTTTTTGGGTTTGGGTCTTTCTCCTCGCTGTTCACAGACGATCCAGCAGTTCTGGGTATTGCCAAATCTGGTGTCTGG TTCGTCGCCATCTCCCAGCCAATAAACGCTGTTGCTTTTGTGGTTGATGGGCTCTACTATGGTGTATCTGACTTTGCATATGCTGCCTACTCCATG TTCTTTGCAGGAGCCATATCATCGGCTTTCCTACTTGTTGCCGCTCCTGAATTTGGTCTTGGTGGCGTCTGGGCCGGTCTCATTCTTTTTATGAGTCTGCGAGCAGTTGCTGGGTTGTGGAG GTTGGGGAGCAAAGGTGGACCCTGGAACTCGATCTTGTCAGAGACTGACTTACGCGACAAAATGTGA
- the LOC123120490 gene encoding uncharacterized protein isoform X2 codes for MDSSFGRRSSNHDGEWRRWAVLVATVWVQALTGTNFDFSAYSSALKASMGVSQQSLNYLATASDLGKAFGWSSGLALLYMPLPAVLLLSAALGLASYALQYGILLPSSTLAATLPYPAVFLICLAAGCSICWFNTVCFVVCIRSFSAANRPLALSLSISFNGLSAAFYTLFANALSPYSPSVYLLLNAILPLAASIIALPAILLCHPHDHSSLRTVPKHDRRVFLCFYTIAFVTGIYLVTFGSVTTTSSAARAILMGAMALLTLPLIIPAASSCSSVGTHDPDTELTFNHNDPQKPLLLNHDDHTETNGSMAHKTVEWQPKGCCCGTILDKGCVLVLGEEHSAKKLIRCVDFWLYYTAYFCGATVGLVYSNNLGQIAQSLQCQPQLTMLLAVYSSCSFFGRLLSALPDFLHRRVSFARTGWLAVALVPMPVAFFLMWKLHDVNTLIAGTALIGLSSGFIFAAAVSVTSELFGPNSIGVNHNILITNIPLGSLLYGQIAALVYDANGLKSTVLDNLTGTVDTMIVCMGAKCYSNTFFVWGCITVLGLVSSIALFLRTRQAYATAAGQSSSDYKRLDVEWRMEGLTEAGVDHEKLHGGAYGRAADGDLQPTVKGVVDDDEDASRESDPERKEEEEAMTATGTLPGWLRLDTVGMDILSIAAPAVLALAADPIAALVDTAFVGHIGSTELAAVGVSISIFNLVSKLFNVPLLNVTTSFVAEQQAVDDSYRGTGENEFRRFPDNKLTEERKFLPAVTTSLALASGIGLMETVALIFGSGTLMDFIGIPVDSPVRIPAEQFLTFRAYGAPPIIVALAAQGAFRGLMDTKTPLYAIGVGNLVNAILDAIFVFPLGLGVRGAALATVTSEYVIACILLWKLNSKVVIFSGKIIGGGMIRYLKSGGLLIGRTIAVLLTMTLSTSLAAREGPVPMAGHQLCLQVWLTISLLNDALALAGQALLATEYTKRNYKQARMVLYRVLQIGGVTGTALAIILFFGFGSFSSLFTDDPAVLGIAKSGVWFVAISQPINAVAFVVDGLYYGVSDFAYAAYSMFFAGAISSAFLLVAAPEFGLGGVWAGLILFMSLRAVAGLWRLGSKGGPWNSILSETDLRDKM; via the exons CGGTGCTGGTGGCGACGGTGTGGGTGCAGGCGCTGACGGGGACCAACTTCGACTTCTCGGCCTACTCGTCGGCGCTCAAGGCCTCCATGGGCGTCTCCCAGCAGTCGCTCAACTACCTGGCCACCGCCTCCGACCTCGGCAAGGCCTTCGGCTGGTCCTCGGGGCTGGCGCTGCTCTACATGCCGctgccggcggtgctgctcctgtccgccgcgctcggcctcgcctcctACGCGCTCCAGTACGgcatcctcctcccctcctccacgcTCGCCGCCACCCTCCCCTACCCCGCG GTGTTCTTGATCTGCCTGGCAGCAGGGTGCAGCATCTGCTGGTTCAACACGGTCTGCTTCGTGGTCTGCATACGCAGCTTCTCCGCAGCCAACCGCCCCCTGGCCCTCTCCCTCTCCATAAGCTTCAACGGGCTCAGCGCTGCCTTCTACACCCTCTTCGCCAACGCTCTCTCCCCTTACTCACCATCCGTCTACCTCCTCCTCAATGCCATCCTCCCCCTCGCCGCCTCCATCATTGCGCTCCCAGCGATCCTCCTCTGCCACCCACATGATCACAGCAGCCTCCGCACTGTGCCAAAGCATGACAGGCGTGTCTTCCTCTGCTTCTACACCATCGCATTTGTCACCGGCATATATTTAGTGACCTTCGGTTCTGTCACCACAACCAGCTCTGCTGCAAGGGCCATCCTCATGGGCGCCATGGCCCTCCTCACACTTCCTCTCATCATCCCTGCCGCCTCGAGTTGTTCTAGTGTGGGCACACATGATCCTGACACTGAATTGACATTCAACCACAACGATCCACAGAAGCCGCTCCTTCTCAACCATGATGACCACACAGAGACCAACGGAAGCATGGCGCATAAAACAGTGGAATGGCAGCCCAAGGGCTGTTGCTGTGGGACGATACTGGACAAGGGCTGTGTGTTGGTTCTTGGTGAGGAGCATAGTGCAAAGAAGCTCATCCGGTGTGTCGATTTTTGGCTCTACTACACAGCGTACTTCTGTGGTGCCACTGTTGGGCTGGTGTACAGCAACAACTTGGGGCAGATTGCGCAATCGTTGCAATGTCAACCACAGCTCACAATGCTTCTTGCAGTTTACTCCTCTTGCTCCTTCTTTGGCCGCCTTCTCTCTGCACTCCCTGACTTCCTTCACAG GAGGGTGTCATTTGCTCGGACAGGGTGGCTTGCGGTGGCGTTGGTGCCCATGCCAGTGGCTTTCTTCTTAATGTGGAAATTGCACGATGTAAACACTCTGATAGCAGGAACGGCGTTAATTGGCCTAAGCTCAGGTTTCATCTTCGCTGCGGCAGTGTCCGTGACATCCGAGCTATTTGGACCAAATAGCATCGGTGTGAACCACAACATCCTCATCACCAATATCCCTCTTGGCTCACTCCTCTACGGACAGATTGCCGCCCTGGTATATGATGCGAATGGCCTAAAGAGTACAGTACTGGACAACCTCACTGGCACGGTTGACACCATGATAGTGTGCATGGGTGCGAAGTGCTACTCAAACACATTCTTTGTGTGGGGCTGCATCACAGTGCTGGGCTTGGTATCAAGCATAGCCCTATTCTTGAGAACAAGACAGGCTTATGCTACTGCTGCTGGTCAATCTAGTT CTGATTACAAACGGTTGGATGTTGAATGGAGGATGGAGGGACTCACAGAAGCCGGTGTGGATCATGAAAAGCTCCATGGCGGCGCCTATGGCCGCGCCGCCGACGGCGATCTTCAG CCGACAGTCAAGGGCgtggtcgacgacgacgaggacgcttCCCGGGAGTCCGACCCtgaaaggaaggaggaggaggaagctatGACTGCGACTGGTACGCTGCCGGGATGGCTCAGGCTTGACACGGTTGGGATGGATATCCTGAGCATCGCCGCGCCCGCTGTGCTCGCGCTCGCCGCCGACCCCATCGCTGCGCTCGTCGACACCGCCTTCGTCGGCCATATAG GTTCAACCGAACTTGCTGCCGTGGGTGTATCGATTTCGATCTTCAATTTGGTGTCGAAGTTATTTAATGTTCCACTGCTTAACGTGACTACATCTTTTGTTGCTGAGCAGCAAGCAGTAGATGATAGTTATAGAGGAACAGGAGAAA ATGAATTTCGAAGATTCCCAGATAATAAGTTGACAGAAGAAAGGAAGTTTCTTCCGGCAGTCACGACATCTTTGGCTCTAGCTTCTGGTATTGGGTTGATGGAAACTGTGGCACTTATTTTTGGATCTGGAACATTGATGGATTTCATCGGTATACCAGTG GATTCCCCAGTGCGTATACCAGCCGAGCAATTTCTTACTTTTAGGGCATATGGTGCTCCACCTATCATAGTAGCACTTGCAGCACAGGGTGCATTTCGTGGGTTGATGGATACAAAGACACCTTTGTACGCTATTG GTGTTGGTAACCTAGTAAATGCAATACTTGATGCCATATTTGTCTTTCCGCTTGGTTTAGGAGTAAGAGGTGCTGCGTTGGCGACTGTAACATCTGA GTACGTGATAGCTTGCATCCTCCTTTGGAAGTTGAATAGTAAAGTAGTAATCTTCTCAGGAAAGATCATTGGTGGTGGAATGATACGCTACCTGAAATCAG GTGGACTGCTGATCGGTAGGACCATAGCAGTGCTCCTCACCATGACACTGTCAACATCTCTTGCTGCAAGGGAAGGGCCTGTTCCAATGGCTGGCCATCAGTTATGCTTGCAAGTATGGTTAACAATCTCTTTACTCAATGATGCATTAGCTCTTGCTGGACAG GCTCTGCTTGCAACTGAATATACGAAAAGAAATTACAAGCAGGCGCGCATGGTTCTCTACAGAGTTCTGCAG ATTGGAGGGGTGACTGGTACGGCACTCGCTATAATCTTGTTTTTTGGGTTTGGGTCTTTCTCCTCGCTGTTCACAGACGATCCAGCAGTTCTGGGTATTGCCAAATCTGGTGTCTGG TTCGTCGCCATCTCCCAGCCAATAAACGCTGTTGCTTTTGTGGTTGATGGGCTCTACTATGGTGTATCTGACTTTGCATATGCTGCCTACTCCATG TTCTTTGCAGGAGCCATATCATCGGCTTTCCTACTTGTTGCCGCTCCTGAATTTGGTCTTGGTGGCGTCTGGGCCGGTCTCATTCTTTTTATGAGTCTGCGAGCAGTTGCTGGGTTGTGGAG GTTGGGGAGCAAAGGTGGACCCTGGAACTCGATCTTGTCAGAGACTGACTTACGCGACAAAATGTGA